A stretch of Coccidioides posadasii str. Silveira chromosome 2, complete sequence DNA encodes these proteins:
- a CDS encoding uncharacterized protein (EggNog:ENOG410PI66~COG:I~BUSCO:10090at33183) gives MSGPGAGHQFPSRDVSWLKRDVLLFANSIGCTADELHFLYEFDPKFTMIPTYPIILPFKHTDQEIVDFHGAKSQQVIPGVPKFDNHRVLDGQRKMVFHKPLPVTSEGCKFELRSKVVGVYDKGKAGSVVETQQDIVDKETGEVYTSAIGSGFYVGQGNWGGPKGPATINYPPPKGQKPDVTYEFQTTALTALLYRLNGDYNPLHADPEVGKKLGFGGIIIHGLFSWNMAAHAILQNLGGSDPQNLKEFQARFASPVRPGDKLTTEMWRTGKSENGFEEVIFQTKNQDGKVVLGNGRALVKVVGSKSKL, from the exons ATGAGCGGACCAGGAGCCGGACATCAGTTTCCTTCTCGGGATGTCAGCTGGCTGAAACGAGATGTTCTTCTCTTCGCAAACAGCATCGGCTGCACGGCTGATGAGCTACATTTCTTATAC GAGTTCGACCCCAAATTCACAATGATCCCGACTTATCCTATTATCCTCC CATTCAAGCATACCGATCAAGAAATCGTGGACTTCCACGGAGCCAAGTCCCAGCAGGTGATTCCCGGTGTCCCCAAGTTTGATAACCACCGTGTTCTCGATGGACAGCGGAAGATGGTTTTCCACAAGCCGCTCCCTGTTACCAGCGAGGGTTGCAAGTTTGAACTTCGATCCAAAGTCGTTGGCGTTTACGACAAGGGCAAGGCGGGTTCTGTTGTAGAGACCCAGCAGGATATCGTGGATAAGGAGACTGGGGAAGTTTATACCTCCGCTATTGGAAGTGGTTTCTATGTTGGCCAGGGCAATTGGGGAGGACCAAAAG GCCCGGCGACCATTAACTATCCTCCTCCAAAGGGCCAGAAGCCAGATGTTACTTATGAGTTCCAGACGACCGCCCTTACCGCGTTGCTCTATCG CTTGAACGGCGACTATAACCCTCTCCATGCCGATCCTGAGGTGGGAAAAAAGTTGGGATTCGGTGGCATCATTATTCACGGCCTGTTTAGCTGGAACATGGCCGCTCATGCCATTCTCCAGAACCTCGGCGGCAGTGACCCTCAAAATCTGAAGGAATTCCAGGCCCGATTTGCATCACCCGTGCGTCCTGGTGATAAGCTCACCACGGAGATGTGGAGAACTGGTAAAAGCGAGAACGGTTTCGAAGAAGTGATCTTTCAAACGAAGAACCAAGATGGGAAGGTCGTTCTCGGAAATGGTCGTGCCTTGGTGAAGGTTGTCGGATCGAAGAGCAAGCTCTAA
- a CDS encoding uncharacterized protein (EggNog:ENOG410PG43~COG:I), which produces MYIGVMLKPVLRNIGCATMRFQAFRSFSVACRAMTAQESITPRSPNGAPDLPPSSQQHPTKDIPPLAPNLWKEAKKSFAESIPIAMGDLGTTYWAPFWLRENCRCVKCIHPETKQRLVDTHSVLLPIQWAVRGWVILMTS; this is translated from the exons ATGTATATAGGCGTCATGCTAAAgccagtactccgtaatatTGGCTGCGCAACAATGCGTTTCCAAGCATTCAGATCCTTCAGCGTTGCTTGCCGAGCGATGACTGCCCA ggaATCGATCACTCCTCGATCTCCGAATGGCGCCCCGGATCTACCTCCGAGTTCTCAACAACATCCCACGAAAGAT ATTCCTCCTCTAGCACCCAATCTGTGGAAGGAAGCTAAAAAAAGTTTCGCCGAATCCATCCCCATCGCCATGGGGGACCTGGGAACGACCTATTG GGCACCGTTCTGGCTGAG GGAAAATTGTCGCTGTGTCAAATGCATCCATCCTGAGACTAAACAACGACTAGTTGACACACACTCGGTTTTACTTCCCATTCAGTGGGCTGTGCGTGGTTGGGTTATACTGATGACTAGTTAG
- a CDS encoding uncharacterized protein (EggNog:ENOG410PG43~COG:I), protein MKSEDGVKAWTQKIHQYGFCFVKGCPVDPEATKKLLERIAFIRPTHYGGFWDFTSDLAMKDMAYTTQGLGVHTDNAYFTDPSGLQMFHLLSHTDGDGGESTLVDGFEAARTLWSENPDAYAVLSNPIFSHHASGNEHVHIMPAKTHETFSHRQPTGELYQIRWNDEDRGANFTGSQDSLLAWYVAAREWSQMLKRPKLLLKFKLEPGMPLIFDNWRMLHGRTAFTGARRMCGGYINRDDFISRYELLNKGRSALLDRI, encoded by the exons ATGAAATCAGAAGATGGTGTGAAGGCCTGGACTCAGAAAATT CATCAATACGGTTTCTGTTTTGTCAAGGGTTGCCCGGTAGACCCCGAGGCCACGAAGAAACTACTGGAGCGAATCGCTTTCATCAGACCGACGCACTATG GCGGTTTCTGGGACTTTACTTCGGATTTGGCGATGAAGGACATGGCCTACACAACACAAGGTCTTGGTGTCCATACTGATAATGCGTACTTCACGGACCCTTCTGGACTTCAGATGTTCCACCTCCTCTCCCACACAGACGGCGATGGGGGTGAATCAACGTTAGTAGACGGATTTGAAGCTGCTCGCACCTTGTGGTCAGAAAACCCGGATGCATACGCAGTGCTATCGAATCCAATTTTCAGCCATCATGCCAGTGGCAATGAGCATGTCCACATTATGCCTGCTAAAACACACGAAACTTTCTCGCATAGGCAGCCTACAGGCGAGCTGTACCAGATTCGGTGGAACGACGAAGACCGTGGTGCAAATTTTACAGGCTCACAAGATAGTTTACTCGCCTGGTATGTTGCAGCACGGGAATGGTCCCAGATGCTGAAGCGACCTAAGCTCTTGCTCAAGTTTAAGCTAGAGCCGGGAATGCCGCTAA TATTCGACAACTGGCGGATGCTTCATGGCCGGACTGCTTTCACAGGAGCTAGGAGAATGTGTGGTGGGTATA TTAACCGAGACGATTTCATCTCTCGCTATGAACTGCTCAATAAAGGCCGATCGGCGCTCCTGGATCGCATTTAG
- the RPT5 gene encoding 26S proteasome regulatory subunit 6A (BUSCO:181959at4751~EggNog:ENOG410PFP3~COG:O~BUSCO:7164at33183), whose translation MSTLEELEDLEREDKDKRKEQEERDGQKSDKDGDAEMKDADQKKEEDDLLDEEILRSSTRDIINRRKLLDNDMRIMKSEYQRLMHEQNTMKEKIKDNLDKIENNRQLPYLVGNVVELLDLDVEKEAVEEGANIDLDATRVGKSAVIKTSTRQTIFLPLIGLVDHEKLKPGDLIGVNKDSYLVLDTLPAEYDSRVKAMEVDEKPTEQYTDVGGLNKQIEELVEAIVWPMREAERFKKIGIKAPKGALMYGPPGTGKTLLARACAAQTDATFLKLAGPQLVQMFIGDGAKLVRDCFALAKEKAPAIIFIDELDAVGTKRFDSEKSGDREVQRTMLELLNQLDGFASDDRIKVLAATNRVDVLDPALLRSGRLDRKIEFPLPNEEARAQILKIHSRKMTVDDGVNWAELARSTDEFGGAQLKAVCVEAGMIALRKGMSKVGHEHYVDAIAEVQAKKKDTNVGIYV comes from the exons ATGTCTACGCTCGAAGAGCTCGAAGATCTTGAGCGCGAAGATAAGGATAAGAGAAAGGAGCAAGAGGAACGTGATGGACAGAAATCCGACAAGGATGGGGACGCAGAAATGAAAGATGCGGATCaaaagaaagaggaagacGACCTGCTAGATGAGGAGATCCTACGGTCAAGCACGCGAGATATCATAAACCGACGGAAGTTGCTGGACAATGATATGCGCATTATGAAGAGCGAGTATCAACGATTGATGCACGAGCAGAACACCATGAAGGAGAAGATAAAGGACAATCTGGACAAAATTGAGAATAATCG GCAATTACCATACCTAGTCGGGAATGTCGTTGAGCTTCTAGATCTTGACGTCGAGAAGGAAGCAGTTGAAGAAGGTGCCAATATAGACCTGGACGCAACTCGTGTTGGCAAATCAGCCGTCATTAAGACATCCACTCGCCAAACAATCTTCCTCCCTCTTATTGGCCTCGTTGACCATGAAAAGCTCAAACCTGGTGACTTGATAGGGGTGAATAAGGACTCCTACCTTGTCCTGGACACGCTTCCAGCAGAATACGATAGCCGAGTAAAAGCGATGGAAGTTGATGAGAAACCAACAGAGCAATATACCGACGTTGGTGGGCTCAACAAGCAGATTGAGGAATTAGTGGAAGCTATAGTTTGGCCGATGAGAGAGGCTGAACGGTTCAAGAAAATCGGGATCAAAGCTCCGAAAG GTGCGCTCATGTATGGCCCGCCCGGTACTGGTAAGACTCTTCTTGCCAGAGCTTGTGCTGCCCAGACAGACGCTACATTCCTGAAACTCGCTGGTCCCCAACTCGTCCAAATGTTTATTGGTGACGGCGCTAAGCTCGTCCGTGACTGCTTTGCTCTTGCCAAAGAGAAAGCACCCGCTATCATCTTCATTGACGAGCTCGACGCCGTCGGCACGAAACGTTTTGATTCTGAAAAGTCTGGTGATCGCGAAGTTCAACGTACGATGTTGGAACTCCTCAATCAGCTTGACGGTTTCGCTTCCGATGATCGGATCAAGGTTCTTGCCGCCACCAATCGTGTTGACGTCCTCGATCCGGCTTTGCTCCGTTCCGGTCGTTTAGATCGGAAGATCGAGTTCCCTCTTCCCAACGAGGAAGCTCGTGCACAGATTTTGAAAATTCACTCTCGCAAGATGACGGTGGACGACGGTGTTAACTGGGCGGAGTTGGCACGGAGCACAGACGAATTTGGCGGTGCGCAACTGAAGGCAGTCTGCGTGGAAGCCGGTATGATTGCGTTACGAAAGGGTATGAGTAAAGTAGGCCACGAGCATTATGTGGATGCCATCGCAGAGGTCCAAGCGAAGAAGAAGGATACCAATGTCGGCATTTATGTTTGA
- a CDS encoding uncharacterized protein (EggNog:ENOG410PGFQ~COG:S~BUSCO:2950at33183) produces MSVVARRPPESPRMSYSRSPPPPSYRDGSPHRQSPSPAHPRVVVPPSPRSSSFSYMNHHYSNSNAPNIYSPTAPHFPFRSVGRNPAFPDTPAPTFPKHLPQEVYECIVLQLQLLHNHGEGCITCFVRDLYSLSLTSRAWERAVRLKLYQKIHIHGADAPGQLKRYRWKRGSRLKLLRRTLRERKLLANAVLELRVPELDLLISTGKYHAGLQEYVDLVASVVMVCPNLERLLGITLPYTHEFDRLTHALSTRKKLREHAWIIGENAAVSERAMQQSPKLLDQGQAYQFLSFHTFWSNLETLMLHSLDSTGILEHGIVLRMLNFLPALRHLSVSCLNANDFTDRTLLFLPPLISLRLESLSGVTENGLSRYISRQEARGLQSLTLIEQNITSLLVISKIFASLRNLQRFAIVQQATAPTLPGGHMVFQPLLASSSLKQLHWDLASPNADALNQLDPQQLRRPQKAPNTPNFHLSQSILHAGFPSLKTLRAPSDIDPLGALQSVCRPTRNGQIMLLSDRYSLPRSSQGTLSKRPLAMPGGNNLTSSRIRAQTLIDIAAREVDQGIKVVVTDHSANQILAPMPAFSDSSSESEIDDIDNILESIKEKKKKPSPPKRPSPSSAIKVHEFTIPTCMGRVYNSVYNKIAATTPRFTLKPDIPGSDADGGLLSWKHILTANQTWSYYTPLSPSLSVVRAGTNSSLTDDIPSPSPTSSRFTIRTAGASSTAGSLPSPRTPTSPIPPLSPLGPAPGEQPLWVRDTCNGSWNQGHRLGKEWWMHIERERMGSGTSTTKLLELRHLF; encoded by the exons ATGAGTGTTGTTGCAAGAAGACCACCTGAATCGCCGCGAATGTCATACAGCAGATCTCCTCCTCCACCGTCCTATCGAGATGGCTCACCGCATCGTCAATCCCCTTCTCCCGCCCATCCACGAGTAGTGGTGCCTCCGTCCCCACgatcatcttctttttcgtATATGAATCACCATTACTCCAATTCAAACGCCCCGAATATCTACTCTCCTACAGCCCCTCACTTCCCCTTTCGATCAGTGGGGCGGAACCCAGCGTTTCCAGACACCCCGGCGCCTACCTTCCCAAAGCATTTGCCTCAGGAGGTGTACGAATGCATTGTCCTTCAGTTACAGTTGTTGCATAATCACGGGGAAGGATGCATAACTTGCTTTGTGAGGGACTTATATTCCCTCAGCTTGACGAGCAGAGCATGGGAGAGGGCAGTGAGGCTCAAACT GTATCAAAAAATTCATATCCATGGTGCCGATGCACCTGGTCAATTGAAGAGGTATAGGTGGAAAAGGGGCAGTCGATTGAAATTGCTTCGACGAACGTTACGCGAGAGAAAGCTGCTAGCAAACGCTGTCCTTGAGCTTCGAGTGCCAGAGCTCGACCTCTTAATATCAACCGGGAAGTATCATGCTGGTTTGCAAGAATACGTTGATTTAGTTGCGTCGGTTGTCATGGTCTGTCCAAACCTCGAACGTCTTTTGGGAATAACACTCCCATATACACACGAATTTGATCGCCTGACTCATGCATTGTCGACTCGGAAGAAGCTTAGAGAGCATGCTTGGATTATCGGAGAAAATGCGGCCGTCAGTGAGCGAGCCATGCAACAGTCGCCCAAACTGCTGGATCAAGGCCAAGCCTACCAGTTCCTGAGCTTCCATACCTTCTGGAGCAATCTGGAAACGTTAATGTTGCACTCACTGGATTCAACTGGGATCTTAGAGCACGGGATTGTTTTACGAATGTTAAATTTTCTCCCAGCTCTGCGTCATTTATCTGTTTCATGCCTGAATGCTAATGATTTCACGGATCGAACACTGCTGTTTTTGCCGCCACTTATTTCCTTGCGCCTTGAGTCCCTCTCTGGTGTGACGGAAAATGGATTGTCGCGATATATATCGAGGCAGGAAGCAAGAGGGTTGCAGTCGTTGACACTAATAGAGCAGAACATCACTTCGTTGCTAGTGATTTCTAAGATCTTTGCGTCGTTGAGAAACTTGCAGCGGTTTGCCATTGTGCAACAAGCTACGGCCCCAACGCTTCCTGGAGGCCATATGGTATTCCAGCCGCTTCTCGCCTCGTCAAGCTTGAAGCAACTTCACTGGGATCTTGCTAGCCCAAATGCGGACGCTCTGAACCAGTTGGATCCCCAGCAACTGAGGAGGCCACAAAAAGCCCCGAATACTCCTAATTTCCACCTTTCCCAGAGTATCCTACATGCCGGCTTTCCGTCTCTCAAGACTCTTCGTGCCCCGAGCGATATCGATCCTCTTGGAGCATTACAATCTGTCTGCCGCCCTACTCGAAACGGCCAGATAATGCTCCTTTCAGATCGGTATAGTCTCCCGAGGAGCTCCCAAGGTACGCTTTCGAAGCGTCCTCTGGCAATGCCTGGCGGCAATAACCTTACTTCATCCCGGATACGTGCACAAACCCTGATAGACATTGCGGCGAGAGAGGTCGACCAGGGCATTAAGGTCGTGGTCACAGATCATTCTGCAAACCAGATACTGGCACCCATGCCAGCATTCTCTGATTCCAGTTCGGAAAGCGAAATTGATGACATTGATAATATCCTGGAGTCTatcaaggagaagaaaaagaagccatCCCCACCCAAACGACCCTCCCCTTCTTCTGCTATCAAAGTCCACGAGTTCACCATCCCAACCTGCATGGGCCGAGTATACAACTCAGTCTATAATAAAATAGCTGCTACAACCCCGCGCTTCACCCTCAAACCAGACATTCCCGGCTCCGACGCCGATGGTGGTTTATTAAGCTGGAAACATATCCTCACAGCCAATCAAACATGGTCCTACTACACTCCCTTGTCCCCTTCTCTCTCGGTCGTCCGTGCCGGCACGAACTCCAGCTTGACTGACGACATCCCTTCTCCATCACCAACATCCTCTCGTTTCACAATTCGTACCGCTGGTGCAAGTAGCACTGCTGGTTCTCTCCCTTCGCCACGGACACCCACTTCTCCAATTCCTCCCCTCTCTCCCTTGGGTCCAGCCCCAGGTGAGCAGCCCCTGTGGGTGAGAGATACATGTAACGGATCATGGAATCAGGGCCATAGGCTGGGCAAAGAATGGTGGATGCATATCGAAAGGGAGAGAATGGGAAGCGGAACTTCAACGACAAAGCTACTTGAGTTGCGACATTTATTTTAA